In the Chryseobacterium sp. MYb264 genome, one interval contains:
- a CDS encoding phosphatase PAP2 family protein: MEEKRPSVVDKISKIISDFFNPLVSLFIFFLYTSLRNSSFHNSLTYFLPILLMIIIPVIIWLVWNVKTGRYTNMDVSNRVQRKTLYIFIGICVIAYIGYNYFKNGLIDLVMLFILILLLALQISNYFIKSSMHTAFNVFVAALFFSLNTTFGFLWLGIAALVGITRIILKRHTPKEVFMGAAIAFMVSFLYLYCNIQFQH; this comes from the coding sequence ATGGAAGAAAAAAGGCCTTCAGTAGTAGATAAAATTTCAAAAATCATTTCAGATTTTTTCAATCCTTTGGTTTCTTTGTTTATATTTTTCTTGTATACAAGTCTTAGAAATTCATCATTTCACAATTCTCTCACCTATTTCCTTCCTATTTTATTAATGATTATTATCCCGGTAATTATTTGGTTGGTGTGGAATGTAAAAACCGGAAGATACACCAATATGGATGTTTCTAATCGGGTTCAAAGAAAAACACTGTATATCTTTATAGGAATTTGTGTTATTGCTTACATTGGCTATAATTATTTTAAAAACGGACTGATTGATCTAGTCATGTTATTTATTTTAATACTTCTTTTAGCGTTACAGATCAGTAATTATTTCATCAAAAGCTCCATGCATACAGCATTTAATGTTTTTGTTGCAGCCTTATTTTTTTCATTAAATACAACATTCGGATTTCTTTGGCTAGGCATCGCTGCTTTAGTAGGAATTACAAGAATAATTTTAAAGAGACACACCCCGAAAGAAGTATTTATGGGCGCTGCAATTGCTTTTATGGTATCTTTTCTTTACCTTTATTGCAATATACAGTTTCAACATTAA
- a CDS encoding RNA recognition motif domain-containing protein, with protein MNIFVSNINYATKEYELHDLFAEFGDVASAKIVLDRETGRSRGFGFVEMGDEEGAQAIEALNQKEFNGKTLNVSEAKPREEKPRRSFDNNRGGGYGNNRGGNGGGSYGGGNRGGNNGGGKRW; from the coding sequence ATGAACATTTTTGTTTCAAACATCAATTACGCAACAAAAGAATATGAGTTGCACGATTTATTTGCAGAATTTGGCGATGTAGCATCTGCTAAAATAGTATTAGACAGAGAAACTGGTCGCTCAAGAGGATTTGGTTTTGTTGAGATGGGTGATGAAGAAGGAGCACAAGCTATCGAAGCTCTTAACCAGAAAGAATTTAACGGAAAAACACTTAACGTATCTGAGGCTAAGCCAAGAGAAGAGAAGCCAAGAAGAAGTTTCGATAACAACAGAGGTGGTGGTTATGGAAACAACAGAGGCGGAAACGGAGGTGGAAGTTATGGTGGTGGAAACCGTGGCGGAAACAACGGCGGAGGAAAACGTTGGTAA
- a CDS encoding AraC family transcriptional regulator, which translates to MKIFIKNMVCGRCISAVENIFNDINIKVKNINLGEVETASEISETNLQALEKYLQKTGFERIKDSAHQLIEKIKNLIIVKISELDIDENFLLSEFLTSKLHKDYSSLSKTFSQNENITLEQFFILQKIEKVKELLLYNEFTLTEIAGKLGYKSVQHLSSQFRNSTGFTPTEFKKLKIHNRKPLDQV; encoded by the coding sequence ATGAAAATCTTTATAAAAAATATGGTCTGTGGCAGATGTATTTCTGCTGTTGAAAATATTTTTAATGATATTAATATTAAGGTTAAAAATATTAATCTTGGTGAAGTTGAAACAGCGTCAGAAATTTCAGAAACGAACTTGCAAGCATTAGAAAAATACTTACAAAAGACGGGTTTTGAAAGAATAAAAGACTCTGCTCATCAACTGATCGAGAAAATTAAAAACCTGATTATTGTAAAAATCAGCGAATTGGATATTGATGAAAACTTTCTTTTATCAGAATTTTTAACGTCAAAACTTCACAAAGACTACAGTTCGCTTTCCAAAACATTTTCACAAAACGAAAACATTACTTTAGAGCAGTTTTTCATCCTTCAAAAAATTGAAAAGGTAAAAGAGCTGCTTCTTTATAATGAATTTACTTTAACAGAAATTGCAGGAAAACTGGGCTACAAAAGCGTTCAGCATTTATCTTCCCAGTTCAGAAACAGCACAGGCTTCACCCCTACTGAGTTTAAAAAATTGAAAATCCACAACAGAAAACCACTTGACCAAGTTTAG
- a CDS encoding acyl-CoA thioesterase, whose protein sequence is MNYHTRKWVKPEDLNPNQSLFGGRLLQWIDEEAALYAVIQLENKKVVTKFISEINFVSSAKQGDIIEIGIEVTKFGSTSLTLACEVRNKMTHQTIITVDRIVMVNLDQDGNPAAHGKTQVEFVKDRLSNKDSI, encoded by the coding sequence ATGAACTATCATACAAGAAAATGGGTTAAACCCGAGGATTTAAATCCCAATCAATCACTTTTTGGAGGAAGATTATTACAATGGATCGATGAAGAAGCAGCTTTATATGCCGTGATTCAGCTTGAAAATAAAAAAGTGGTAACTAAATTTATTTCAGAGATCAACTTTGTAAGTTCAGCAAAACAAGGCGACATTATCGAAATCGGAATTGAAGTGACAAAATTCGGTTCCACATCGCTTACTTTGGCTTGTGAAGTACGAAATAAGATGACCCATCAGACTATTATTACGGTCGACAGAATTGTAATGGTAAATCTTGATCAGGACGGAAATCCGGCTGCCCATGGGAAAACACAAGTAGAATTTGTGAAAGACCGATTAAGCAACAAAGATTCGATATGA
- a CDS encoding heavy metal translocating P-type ATPase, whose protein sequence is MEKQYKILGMTCSGCQKKISEKLNSIEDIKADVNLENNTATISSEQEFELSTLNKALEEIGNYKLEDPNNPEKAFIKPQDRVSPSSVYYCPMECEGDKVYFQQGKRCPTCNMFLVPIEEKLAKDPNFKPTFSKTNLPENFKDNIGKYYCPMFCESDKVYDGNVGCPVCHMHLEEITEGLVKNAESHSHNHSHDYSHHHHHEAPKVTDEMAGKYYCPMYCEGDKVYDTNVGCPVCGMDLVKYPEKKVAKYTCPMHPEIIQDEPGDCPICGMDLVRMPDKDDEEDETYNILKKKFFISLGFTIPVFILSMGGMFINFPFSHQIQGIFELILTLPVLFYSGWFLMKRGWISFKTWNLNMFSLIVLGVAAAFIFSIVALAFPDIIPHEIRGHNHEIPLYFEAVCVILTLVILGQLMEAAAHKKTGNAIRELMNLSPDEANLIINGEEKKVLLSQVKIGDLLKVKPGEKIPVDGKIMEGNSYVDESMITGEPIPVEKSIDDKVSSGTINGNQVFIMKAEKVGDETLLSQIIKMVNEASRSKAPIQKLTDKVAKVFVPTVILIAVLTFILWQFFGPEGQKTLFAFINAVAVLIVACPCALGLATPMSLMVGIGKGAKNGILIKNAEALEQMNKVNVLITDKTGTLTEGKPSLEHIETINSDQNSILKLAYSLNQNSEHPLSNAVIKKAKDEKISAEKVEQFENISGKGIKGNIHGKTIYLGNESLLTSNQITIPENLKQKAIKIQEKAHTISYVAQENEVLGFISFTDKIKESSKKAVQQLLSEGIDVIMMTGDNEHTAKAVADELGIKHFKANCHPEDKLNEVKKLQQQGKIVAMTGDGINDSPALAQANIGIAMGTGTDVAIESAEITLLKGDILGVAKAKLLSEKLLKNIKENLFFAFIYNVLGVPIAAGLLYPFFGILLSPMIAAAAMSCSSLSVILNSLRLNSVDLNVKN, encoded by the coding sequence ATGGAAAAACAATATAAAATCCTCGGAATGACCTGTTCCGGTTGTCAGAAAAAGATTTCTGAAAAACTGAACAGCATCGAAGATATAAAAGCGGATGTTAATTTAGAAAACAACACCGCAACCATTTCTTCCGAGCAAGAATTTGAATTAAGTACTTTAAATAAAGCTTTAGAAGAAATCGGAAATTATAAATTAGAAGATCCGAATAATCCCGAAAAAGCTTTCATCAAGCCACAAGACAGGGTTTCGCCTTCTTCGGTTTATTATTGTCCGATGGAATGTGAAGGTGATAAAGTGTATTTTCAACAAGGAAAAAGATGTCCTACCTGTAATATGTTTTTGGTTCCGATTGAGGAAAAATTAGCCAAAGATCCTAACTTTAAACCTACTTTTTCCAAAACAAATCTTCCGGAAAATTTTAAAGATAATATTGGAAAATATTACTGTCCGATGTTTTGTGAAAGCGATAAAGTTTACGACGGCAATGTGGGTTGCCCCGTTTGTCATATGCATTTAGAGGAAATAACCGAAGGTTTGGTTAAAAATGCAGAATCTCATTCACACAATCATTCTCATGATTACAGTCATCATCATCATCATGAAGCTCCAAAAGTGACGGATGAAATGGCAGGGAAATATTACTGCCCGATGTATTGTGAAGGCGACAAAGTGTACGACACCAATGTCGGATGCCCAGTTTGCGGAATGGATTTGGTGAAATATCCTGAGAAGAAAGTCGCAAAATACACCTGCCCAATGCATCCGGAAATTATTCAGGATGAACCGGGCGATTGTCCGATTTGTGGGATGGATTTAGTCAGAATGCCTGACAAGGACGATGAAGAGGACGAAACATACAATATTTTAAAGAAAAAATTCTTCATTTCTTTAGGTTTTACCATTCCAGTTTTCATTCTTTCGATGGGCGGAATGTTTATTAACTTTCCTTTTTCGCATCAGATTCAGGGAATTTTTGAATTGATTTTAACACTTCCTGTTTTATTTTATTCAGGGTGGTTTTTGATGAAAAGAGGCTGGATTTCCTTCAAAACATGGAACTTAAACATGTTCAGTCTAATTGTTTTAGGAGTTGCTGCCGCTTTCATTTTCAGCATTGTTGCTTTGGCTTTTCCAGATATTATTCCGCATGAAATTCGCGGTCATAATCATGAAATCCCATTATATTTTGAAGCCGTTTGCGTGATTTTAACGTTGGTTATTTTAGGTCAGTTGATGGAAGCTGCGGCGCATAAAAAAACAGGTAATGCTATTCGTGAACTGATGAATTTATCGCCTGATGAAGCTAATCTTATCATTAACGGCGAAGAAAAAAAAGTATTGCTTTCTCAGGTGAAAATCGGTGATTTATTAAAAGTAAAACCCGGTGAAAAAATTCCTGTTGACGGAAAAATCATGGAAGGGAATTCCTATGTTGATGAAAGTATGATTACAGGTGAGCCCATTCCGGTGGAAAAAAGTATTGACGATAAAGTTTCTTCCGGAACCATCAATGGAAATCAGGTTTTCATTATGAAAGCTGAAAAAGTTGGCGATGAAACCTTGCTTTCTCAAATCATAAAAATGGTAAACGAAGCCAGCCGAAGCAAAGCGCCGATTCAGAAACTAACAGATAAAGTGGCAAAAGTTTTTGTTCCGACTGTCATTTTAATTGCGGTTCTTACTTTTATTTTATGGCAGTTTTTCGGTCCCGAAGGTCAAAAAACATTATTTGCATTTATCAATGCTGTTGCAGTTTTAATTGTTGCTTGTCCGTGTGCTTTAGGTTTGGCAACACCGATGTCTTTGATGGTCGGAATTGGTAAAGGAGCAAAAAATGGTATTTTAATTAAAAATGCTGAAGCTCTCGAACAAATGAACAAAGTAAATGTTCTGATCACCGATAAAACAGGAACTTTAACAGAAGGAAAACCGTCTTTAGAACATATTGAAACGATTAATAGTGACCAAAATTCAATTCTGAAATTAGCCTATTCTTTAAATCAAAATTCCGAACATCCGTTGTCGAATGCGGTGATTAAAAAAGCAAAAGACGAGAAGATTTCTGCAGAAAAAGTTGAGCAATTTGAAAATATTTCTGGAAAAGGGATAAAAGGAAATATTCATGGAAAAACTATTTATCTTGGAAACGAAAGCTTACTGACTTCAAATCAAATTACCATTCCAGAAAATTTAAAACAAAAGGCGATTAAAATTCAAGAAAAAGCACATACGATTTCTTATGTTGCTCAGGAAAATGAAGTGTTGGGATTCATTAGTTTTACGGATAAAATTAAGGAAAGTTCTAAAAAAGCAGTTCAGCAATTGTTAAGCGAAGGCATCGATGTGATCATGATGACTGGTGATAATGAACATACCGCAAAAGCCGTGGCAGACGAATTGGGAATCAAGCATTTTAAAGCCAATTGTCATCCTGAGGATAAATTAAATGAAGTTAAAAAACTGCAACAACAAGGAAAAATCGTAGCAATGACCGGCGACGGAATCAACGACTCTCCTGCCCTTGCGCAAGCCAATATCGGAATCGCGATGGGAACAGGAACCGATGTTGCTATTGAAAGTGCCGAAATCACTTTATTAAAAGGCGATATTTTAGGCGTTGCGAAAGCGAAGTTACTAAGCGAAAAGCTTCTGAAAAATATAAAGGAAAATCTGTTTTTTGCTTTTATTTATAATGTATTGGGCGTTCCGATTGCAGCTGGATTATTATATCCTTTCTTCGGAATTCTTTTATCACCAATGATTGCGGCTGCAGCGATGAGTTGTAGTTCTTTATCTGTGATTTTAAATTCTTTACGACTCAATTCTGTCGATTTAAATGTGAAAAATTAA
- a CDS encoding polysaccharide deacetylase family protein: protein MRKTFAGKSRNKTFLGMIALMSATSIILNGCNRQIDKKDSESLISNNYPDAKIVPKVDDESVVTDKRVIYLTFDDGPNQGTENLLKILNKRNVVATAFVVGQHAYGSKKQKDDMELLKKDPLIELANHSFTHAHNKYSDFYKNYEAVVRDFDAARDSLKLYNKIARTPGRNIWRLKNINVTDIKSSTQAANRLKQAGYKVVGWDLEWRPTNKMALKGSHEAMLKKVDSIFFNDLEKTSRHLVFLTHDQYLTDADSINELDMFIEKLQKTNRFVFRKISKYPEINEILN from the coding sequence ATGAGAAAAACTTTTGCGGGAAAGTCTAGAAACAAGACTTTTCTGGGGATGATTGCATTGATGAGTGCAACTTCAATTATACTTAACGGTTGTAACCGACAAATCGACAAAAAAGATTCAGAAAGCCTGATTTCAAATAATTATCCCGACGCAAAAATTGTCCCCAAAGTTGATGATGAAAGTGTAGTTACTGATAAAAGAGTGATTTACCTGACATTTGATGACGGCCCAAACCAGGGAACAGAAAACCTTCTCAAAATCCTTAATAAAAGAAATGTTGTTGCCACTGCTTTTGTAGTCGGGCAGCACGCGTATGGCAGCAAAAAGCAAAAAGATGATATGGAACTTTTAAAGAAAGATCCGCTTATCGAACTTGCTAATCACAGCTTTACCCACGCGCACAACAAATACAGTGATTTTTACAAAAATTATGAAGCTGTTGTCCGAGATTTTGATGCAGCAAGAGACAGCTTAAAATTGTATAATAAAATTGCAAGAACGCCCGGAAGAAATATCTGGAGGCTGAAAAATATTAACGTTACCGATATTAAAAGTTCAACACAGGCTGCCAACAGATTAAAACAAGCTGGCTACAAAGTCGTGGGTTGGGATTTGGAATGGAGACCCACCAATAAAATGGCTTTAAAAGGAAGTCATGAAGCGATGTTAAAAAAGGTTGACAGTATATTTTTCAATGATCTGGAAAAAACATCAAGACATCTTGTTTTTCTTACACACGATCAATATTTAACCGATGCTGATTCTATTAATGAATTAGACATGTTTATTGAAAAACTACAAAAAACCAACCGTTTTGTATTTAGAAAAATTTCAAAATATCCTGAGATTAATGAAATTTTAAATTAA
- a CDS encoding bulb-type lectin domain-containing protein, whose protein sequence is MRKYIFTAFIMSCGLFLNAQSIYRGQNIAQNRKYWADDKRSYLIFQNDGNLVFYNRQGKSIWDSKTTNRGAKAVFQDDGNLVVYTNRNGVAFSSNTGGRNADRLAIQNDGNLVIYNRNNPLWASNTNRNNSQNGNNGNGWGFRGRSGSVNPGYEFRRNNKVYSSNGNFYLVFQNDGNLVLSRNNGEAIWSTGTTNKASRAEFQDDGNLVVYDSYNKAVWSSNSSRRGDTKLYVQNDGNLVIYQNSSPIWSSGTGR, encoded by the coding sequence ATGAGAAAATATATATTTACCGCTTTTATTATGTCTTGTGGGCTTTTTCTAAATGCGCAAAGTATTTATAGAGGGCAAAATATTGCTCAAAATAGAAAATATTGGGCTGATGATAAAAGATCTTACCTGATTTTTCAGAATGATGGTAATTTAGTTTTTTATAACAGGCAAGGAAAATCAATTTGGGATTCAAAAACTACAAATAGAGGAGCGAAGGCAGTTTTTCAAGATGATGGTAATTTAGTAGTTTATACTAATAGAAATGGTGTAGCATTTTCATCGAATACTGGTGGAAGAAATGCCGATAGATTGGCGATACAGAATGATGGTAATCTTGTGATTTATAATAGAAATAATCCGTTATGGGCTTCCAATACCAATCGGAATAATAGTCAAAACGGTAATAATGGAAATGGCTGGGGGTTTAGAGGGAGAAGTGGTAGTGTAAATCCAGGATATGAATTTAGAAGAAATAATAAAGTTTATTCCTCTAATGGTAATTTCTATTTAGTATTTCAAAATGATGGTAACTTAGTTTTATCAAGGAATAATGGAGAAGCCATTTGGTCAACCGGAACAACTAATAAGGCGAGTAGAGCAGAATTTCAAGATGATGGAAATTTAGTGGTTTATGATTCTTACAATAAAGCAGTCTGGAGCTCAAATTCATCAAGAAGAGGAGATACAAAATTATATGTTCAAAATGATGGAAATTTGGTAATTTATCAGAATTCTTCACCTATTTGGAGCTCAGGAACAGGGAGGTAA
- a CDS encoding Crp/Fnr family transcriptional regulator — MIRIFDTLENIQILMSAELRKHFEEIVPLTDEEFEYVNSFFKFKKLKKHQYLIQENEQVTHIYFVIKGLLKASFIDQEGKEHIAQFAMENWWVSDFNSFYNNMPSVMTIDCLEDVELVYISKENLEKICAENHKIEHFFRLKNSFGYVALQQRILSLLTTNAKERFEQFSHQYPQLLQRISKTIIASYLGVSRETLSRISNKL, encoded by the coding sequence TTGATTCGTATATTTGATACATTAGAAAATATTCAGATCCTGATGAGTGCAGAACTGCGAAAACATTTTGAGGAAATAGTACCTCTAACCGATGAAGAATTTGAATATGTAAATTCTTTTTTCAAGTTTAAAAAGCTTAAAAAACATCAATATCTAATACAGGAAAATGAACAGGTAACCCATATTTATTTTGTTATCAAAGGTTTATTGAAAGCTTCTTTCATCGATCAGGAAGGTAAAGAACATATTGCTCAGTTTGCGATGGAGAATTGGTGGGTTTCAGATTTTAATTCATTTTACAATAATATGCCGTCTGTAATGACGATTGATTGTCTGGAAGATGTGGAATTGGTTTATATTTCAAAAGAAAATTTAGAAAAAATATGTGCTGAAAATCATAAAATAGAGCATTTTTTCAGATTAAAGAATAGTTTTGGCTATGTCGCATTGCAGCAAAGAATTTTATCATTGCTTACCACAAATGCTAAAGAACGGTTTGAGCAGTTTTCCCATCAGTATCCGCAGCTTCTGCAGAGAATTTCTAAAACTATTATTGCTTCGTATTTGGGCGTTTCAAGAGAAACTTTAAGCAGAATTTCAAACAAATTGTGA
- a CDS encoding type 1 glutamine amidotransferase domain-containing protein, translating into MNKKVLFVLTSHDELGNTGLKTGFWTEELAAPYYALSDKGVEITIASPKGGLPPIDPKSEDPASQTDATRRMDNDAVLKNKLENTLVLSSIDSKDYDAVFYPGGHGPLWDLAEDQFSQQLIVDFYTSDKPVGFVCHAPGVLKDVKINGEYLVKGKNVTGFTNTEEDAVQLTDIVPFLVEDMLKNNGGNYSKIADWNPYAVVDGTLVTGQNPASSEKVAEELLKLL; encoded by the coding sequence ATGAACAAAAAAGTTTTATTTGTGCTTACGAGCCACGACGAATTAGGAAATACAGGATTAAAAACAGGATTTTGGACGGAAGAACTTGCCGCTCCTTATTATGCTTTATCAGACAAAGGCGTAGAAATTACGATTGCTTCTCCAAAAGGAGGTCTGCCGCCTATCGATCCTAAAAGTGAAGATCCGGCTTCTCAGACAGATGCTACGCGAAGAATGGATAATGATGCCGTTTTGAAGAATAAATTAGAAAATACACTTGTGCTTTCCAGCATTGACAGTAAAGATTACGATGCTGTATTTTATCCCGGAGGTCACGGGCCGCTATGGGATTTGGCAGAAGATCAGTTTTCTCAACAGTTAATCGTAGATTTTTATACGAGTGATAAACCTGTTGGATTTGTATGTCACGCTCCGGGTGTTCTAAAAGATGTGAAAATCAATGGAGAGTATTTGGTGAAAGGTAAAAATGTAACCGGGTTTACCAATACAGAAGAAGATGCTGTTCAATTGACGGATATTGTTCCTTTTTTGGTGGAAGATATGCTGAAAAATAATGGTGGAAATTATAGTAAAATCGCGGACTGGAATCCTTATGCTGTAGTAGACGGAACATTGGTGACCGGACAAAATCCTGCTTCTTCAGAGAAGGTTGCAGAAGAATTATTAAAGCTTTTGTAA
- a CDS encoding BlaI/MecI/CopY family transcriptional regulator — protein MKINHLTAAEENLMKLLWKLDSFYLKDVMEQHPEPKPHQNTVSTYVKILVEKGYLSTEKQGRIFKYSVVVPFDDYKKFLIKELSHHFFNDSGKEILEFLFNEKMISQDDLKAYFDLKIEIKPTKLKEPEFEYANEILNPKKDKKKEKDKEKKKKKKKDLK, from the coding sequence ATGAAAATAAATCATCTAACAGCGGCGGAAGAAAACTTAATGAAATTGCTTTGGAAGTTGGACTCCTTTTATTTAAAGGACGTTATGGAGCAACATCCGGAGCCGAAACCGCACCAGAATACCGTTTCCACCTATGTAAAAATATTGGTTGAAAAAGGGTATTTATCAACTGAAAAACAAGGAAGAATCTTCAAATATTCTGTGGTTGTACCTTTTGACGATTATAAAAAATTTTTGATTAAGGAACTTTCCCATCATTTTTTCAACGATTCAGGAAAAGAGATCTTGGAATTTTTATTTAATGAAAAAATGATTTCTCAGGATGATCTTAAAGCATATTTTGATCTTAAAATAGAAATAAAACCTACCAAATTAAAAGAACCTGAGTTTGAATACGCCAATGAAATCTTAAATCCTAAAAAAGATAAAAAGAAGGAAAAAGATAAAGAAAAAAAGAAAAAGAAGAAAAAAGATTTGAAATAA
- the pdhA gene encoding pyruvate dehydrogenase (acetyl-transferring) E1 component subunit alpha produces the protein MKEFSKEVYLKWYEDMTMWRRFEDKCRSLYLKQKIRGFLHLYNGQEAIPAGFAHAMDLTKDSMITAYRCHIHPMAMGVDPKRIMAELCGKATGTSGGMGGSMHIFSKEHRFYGGHGIVGGQIPLGAGIAFADKFFDRKAVNICYFGDGAARQGSLHETFNMAMNWKLPVVFVVENNQYAMGTSVKRTANHEDIYKLGLGYEMPCLAVDAMDPEKVAEAAYEAIERARRGDGPTFIEARTYRYRGHSMSDAEPYRSKEEVAIHKNDDPIELIKQRILSNGWATEEELEATENKSRDFVEECVEFMENSPYPDADKVYEYVYAQEDYPFLDKLEN, from the coding sequence ATGAAAGAATTTTCTAAAGAGGTATACCTGAAGTGGTATGAAGATATGACAATGTGGAGAAGGTTTGAAGACAAATGCCGTTCTCTTTATCTAAAGCAAAAAATCAGAGGTTTTTTACATTTGTATAACGGTCAGGAGGCTATACCTGCTGGTTTCGCGCATGCAATGGATTTAACTAAAGACAGTATGATTACTGCTTACCGATGCCACATTCACCCAATGGCAATGGGAGTAGATCCTAAAAGAATCATGGCAGAACTTTGTGGCAAGGCTACAGGTACGTCAGGAGGTATGGGTGGATCTATGCACATTTTCAGCAAGGAGCACCGTTTTTACGGAGGTCATGGTATCGTAGGAGGTCAGATTCCTTTGGGGGCTGGTATTGCTTTCGCAGATAAGTTTTTTGACAGAAAAGCAGTAAATATCTGTTACTTCGGTGATGGAGCTGCGAGACAGGGGTCATTACATGAAACGTTTAACATGGCGATGAACTGGAAGCTTCCAGTAGTTTTCGTTGTAGAAAACAACCAGTACGCTATGGGAACTTCTGTAAAGAGAACAGCTAACCACGAAGATATCTATAAACTAGGACTTGGGTACGAAATGCCTTGTCTTGCCGTAGATGCTATGGATCCTGAAAAAGTGGCTGAAGCTGCTTATGAAGCGATCGAAAGAGCTAGAAGAGGAGACGGGCCAACTTTCATCGAGGCTAGAACATACCGTTACAGAGGTCACTCTATGTCGGATGCTGAGCCATACAGATCTAAGGAAGAAGTGGCAATCCACAAAAATGATGACCCAATTGAATTGATCAAACAAAGAATTTTATCAAACGGATGGGCTACAGAAGAGGAATTGGAAGCTACAGAAAATAAATCAAGAGATTTTGTTGAAGAGTGCGTAGAATTTATGGAAAATTCTCCATACCCTGATGCAGATAAGGTTTATGAGTATGTTTATGCTCAGGAAGACTATCCATTCTTAGATAAATTAGAAAACTAA